In Papaver somniferum cultivar HN1 chromosome 1, ASM357369v1, whole genome shotgun sequence, a genomic segment contains:
- the LOC113352355 gene encoding aspartic proteinase nepenthesin-1-like — MGCSTENLNISTSFKGETDGILGMDASPFSLVSQTYSASKGRFSYCLVKDGLTPPVLSSYLRFGDDIVLGLPPWIKVQTCPLVQHIAFRYALNLLDISVGKNKIGGFELNDSFPVNTKNGFGACELDTGAQISFLDTIVYGKVKGALMKGFQTLRLKILDAKKYYLDLCYELPGDFKSFPSITYHFQGGDLKIPSDNAFIIDYPNKFFCLAIKPKIGQNVLGAKQQRNIRFVFDINRDVVSFYPEDCSKDLQK, encoded by the coding sequence aTGGGTTGCTCCACTGAAAATCTCAACATCAGTACATCTTTTAAAGGTGAAACAGATGGCATTCTAGGCATGGATGCTTCACCGTTTTCTTTAGTATCTCAAACGTATAGTGCATCTAAGGGAAGATTCTCATATTGTTTAGTTAAAGACGGATTAACCCCACCAGTCCTGTCAAGTTATTTAAGATTCGGAGATGATATCGTTCTGGGACTACCACCTTGGATCAAAGTTCAAACCTGTCCATTGGTTCAACACATAGCGTTCAGGTATGCGTTGAATTTATTAGATATCAGTGTTGGGAAGAATAAGATTGGTGGGTTCGAATTGAATGATAGTTTTCCTGTGAATACGAAAAATGGATTTGGAGCATGTGAGTTGGATACTGGAGCTCAAATCAGTTTCTTAGACACAATAGTTTATGGTAAAGTGAAAGGCGCCCTAATGAAGGGATTCCAGACTCTTAGACTAAAGATTTTAGACGCAAAAAAGTATTATTTAGATCTTTGTTATGAGTTACCGGGTGATTTCAAGAGTTTCCCGAGCATTACTTATCACTTTCAAGGTGGGGATTTAAAAATACCATCAGACAACGCTTTCATCATCGATTATCCAAACAAGTTCTTCTGCCTGGCCATAAAACCTAAAATTGGGCAAAATGTCCTTGGAGCAAAACAACAAAGGAACATCAGATTTGTGTTTGATATAAACAGAGATGTCGTTTCATTTTATCCCGAGGATTGTTCTAAAGATTTGCAGAAGTAG